The Gemmatimonadota bacterium genome includes a region encoding these proteins:
- a CDS encoding pectic acid lyase — translation MKFFFVLLLMVSAPLGADESLHRSAIDAMVMATRYFRTDVATHGGYLWRYKTDFSMREGEGSASPSTIWVQPPGTPAVGMAFLEAYEATGDTLFLNGAVEAARALVWGQLASGGWDYRIDFDAEGSKRWHFRRDVDRGDVDTGNRRNRTTLDDNNTQSALQLLMRVDKVQDFEDEEVHAAVLFGLDALLKAQYPNGAWPQRFEAFPDPEKFPVKKARYPETWPRTYPNTRYLDYYTFNDNAIADVIETMVEAYDVYSDVRYLDAAKRGGDFIILAQMPEPQPAWAQQYNLDMEPTWARRFEPPSVTGGESFGVLQVLLDLYLATGEARFLDPVPSALDWAKRSLLPDGRLARFYELQTNRPLFFTRDYVLTYDDSDLPTHYAFKVSGNRIERVEVLYNRIRAEGREKILSERGRVTSPGDDRVREVIDALDDRGRWVEQGALRNPENRRERIEAEILSCRTFIRNLSLLARYVRSERK, via the coding sequence ATGAAATTTTTTTTTGTTTTGCTCCTGATGGTCAGTGCGCCGCTCGGTGCGGATGAAAGTCTTCATCGATCAGCGATTGATGCGATGGTTATGGCGACGCGCTATTTCCGCACCGATGTTGCGACTCATGGCGGTTATTTGTGGCGGTATAAGACCGATTTTTCCATGCGCGAGGGCGAGGGCTCGGCGTCGCCTTCGACGATCTGGGTGCAGCCGCCGGGTACGCCTGCTGTGGGTATGGCGTTTTTGGAGGCGTATGAGGCTACGGGCGATACGCTGTTTCTCAATGGTGCTGTTGAGGCGGCGCGCGCGCTTGTGTGGGGGCAACTCGCTTCTGGGGGTTGGGATTATCGCATTGATTTTGATGCGGAGGGAAGTAAGCGCTGGCATTTTCGGCGAGATGTCGATCGGGGCGATGTCGATACGGGAAACCGCCGCAATCGCACGACGCTTGACGACAATAATACGCAGAGTGCGTTGCAGTTGTTGATGCGGGTGGATAAGGTGCAAGATTTTGAGGATGAAGAGGTTCACGCGGCGGTGCTATTTGGTCTCGATGCGCTTCTCAAGGCGCAGTATCCAAATGGGGCGTGGCCGCAGCGGTTTGAGGCTTTTCCCGATCCGGAAAAGTTTCCGGTGAAGAAGGCGCGTTATCCCGAAACGTGGCCGCGGACCTATCCCAATACGCGCTATTTGGATTATTATACGTTTAATGATAATGCGATTGCCGATGTGATCGAGACGATGGTTGAGGCGTACGATGTTTACAGCGATGTCCGTTATCTCGATGCGGCTAAGCGCGGTGGCGATTTTATTATTTTGGCGCAGATGCCCGAGCCACAACCCGCGTGGGCGCAGCAGTACAATTTGGATATGGAGCCGACCTGGGCGCGTCGTTTTGAGCCGCCTTCTGTTACGGGTGGCGAGAGTTTTGGGGTTTTGCAAGTGCTTTTGGATTTGTATTTGGCGACCGGGGAGGCGCGTTTTTTGGATCCGGTTCCCAGCGCACTGGATTGGGCAAAACGCTCGCTTCTGCCCGATGGTCGCCTGGCGCGTTTTTACGAGCTTCAGACCAATCGCCCGCTGTTTTTTACCCGCGATTATGTGCTTACGTATGACGATTCAGATCTGCCCACGCATTATGCGTTTAAGGTGAGTGGGAATCGGATTGAGAGGGTTGAGGTTCTGTACAATCGCATCAGGGCAGAGGGGCGCGAGAAGATTTTGTCTGAGCGCGGGCGCGTTACCAGCCCGGGTGACGATCGCGTGAGAGAAGTTATTGATGCGCTCGATGACCGGGGTCGCTGGGTCGAGCAGGGGGCGTTGAGAAATCCAGAGAATAGACGCGAGCGCATTGAGGCGGAGATTCTTTCGTGCCGCACGTTTATTCGGAATCTGAGCTTGCTGGCGCGTTATGTGAGAAGTGAACGAAAATAA
- the rimO gene encoding 30S ribosomal protein S12 methylthiotransferase RimO translates to MPTINLITLGCPKNTVDSERMHHLLKLNGYDLSDDAEDADIIVVNTCGFIEPAKEESIATVMDAAEYKKNGRCRGVIVTGCLAERYRTELETELVEADMIVGLAGEREIVAHCDNLLGTSRIHTIRDAEARHLLTPKHWAYLRISDGCDRTCAFCAIPSFRGKNKSENLDRLIAEAYRMVGNGVREIALIAQDTMRYGADLYGKPRLIDLIEELIQIEKLDWVRMLYAYPTGWRNELIDLLATEEKLCAYIDLPIQHASDPILKAMNRGTTKAGIRKLIHTLRERIPNLTIRSSIITGFPGERHEHFSELMDFVDEMQFNRLVGFTYSHEENTQAGALQDDVPEDIKRERLNDLMALQAQISGELNAAHIGRTFKVLVDEISDDPAYHYIGRTRMDAPEIDGAVFFTGPANIGDFVEVEITDATEHDLIGHVVKTNALLDITPIKI, encoded by the coding sequence ATGCCAACAATCAACCTCATCACCCTCGGCTGCCCCAAAAACACCGTCGATTCCGAGCGCATGCATCACCTCCTCAAGCTCAACGGCTACGACCTCTCGGACGACGCAGAAGACGCCGACATCATCGTCGTCAACACCTGCGGATTCATCGAACCAGCCAAAGAAGAATCAATAGCAACAGTGATGGACGCCGCCGAATACAAAAAAAACGGACGCTGTCGCGGCGTCATCGTCACGGGCTGCCTGGCCGAGCGATACCGAACAGAATTGGAAACCGAACTCGTCGAAGCAGACATGATCGTGGGCCTTGCCGGAGAACGCGAAATCGTCGCACACTGCGATAACCTGTTGGGCACATCGCGCATACACACCATTCGAGATGCAGAAGCGCGCCATCTCCTCACCCCAAAACACTGGGCGTACTTGCGAATCTCGGACGGATGCGACAGAACATGTGCATTTTGCGCCATCCCGAGCTTTCGCGGAAAAAACAAAAGCGAAAACCTGGATCGCCTCATCGCCGAAGCCTATCGCATGGTCGGCAACGGCGTGCGCGAAATCGCCCTCATTGCCCAGGACACCATGCGATATGGCGCAGACCTGTACGGCAAACCCCGGCTGATAGACCTGATAGAAGAACTGATCCAAATCGAGAAACTCGACTGGGTGCGGATGTTATACGCCTATCCAACCGGTTGGCGCAATGAACTCATCGACCTCCTGGCGACCGAAGAAAAATTATGCGCCTACATCGACCTGCCCATCCAGCACGCATCAGACCCCATACTAAAAGCCATGAACCGGGGCACCACAAAAGCGGGCATTCGGAAACTCATCCACACCTTGCGCGAACGCATACCCAATTTGACCATCCGATCATCAATCATCACCGGATTTCCCGGCGAACGCCATGAACACTTTTCAGAACTCATGGACTTTGTCGATGAAATGCAATTCAACCGCCTCGTCGGATTCACCTACTCACACGAAGAAAATACGCAGGCAGGCGCACTGCAAGACGACGTACCCGAAGACATCAAGCGCGAACGGTTGAACGACCTCATGGCATTGCAGGCACAAATATCGGGAGAATTGAACGCCGCGCACATAGGACGCACCTTCAAAGTACTCGTAGATGAAATCTCAGACGACCCGGCATATCACTACATCGGGCGCACGCGAATGGACGCCCCGGAAATCGACGGCGCCGTATTCTTCACTGGTCCTGCAAATATCGGTGACTTCGTCGAAGTCGAAATCACCGATGCAACCGAACACGACCTCATCGGACACGTCGTCAAAACCAACGCCCTATTGGATATCACGCCCATAAAAATCTGA
- a CDS encoding transcriptional regulator: protein MLSEREILEKIESGESSGVEFKEVKLVGGQFRPHRDGLSDEFAAFANQQGGVVIFGVSDNREILGIDINNVPRLIHFITEICHDLIEPPLVDYFVDSIRVPDEMGKQKTLVYINIARSLWAHQSSNGFFLRQGDTRRKMTTEQLGRLLQARSQARIISFDEQFVPNTNKDTLRRELYQRFIPKGIPEQDEDLLLKRRLLVKEGREYRASVAGVLMCHDSPDEYLYNSFIQSVFYRGMEKDANYQIDAKDFKGALDQQIIDAFKFVEKFNQVSARKDIGRIERPQYSMRAVFEALVNAVVHRDYSKTGSKIRLFMFSDRLELYSPGALANTVTLENLRYAQATRNELLARLLSEITLYDTMSRQVIRRHFLERRGEGVGIILNESEALSGQTPVYELFDEELRLTIFAAKSLQET from the coding sequence ATGCTCAGCGAACGGGAAATTTTGGAAAAAATTGAATCGGGAGAAAGCTCAGGCGTTGAGTTCAAAGAAGTAAAACTTGTTGGTGGACAATTTAGGCCTCATCGGGATGGGCTGTCCGATGAGTTCGCTGCATTTGCGAACCAGCAAGGGGGAGTCGTAATTTTCGGCGTTTCCGATAATCGGGAAATCCTCGGTATCGATATCAATAATGTTCCAAGACTGATTCATTTTATTACTGAAATATGCCACGACCTGATAGAACCTCCTCTCGTGGATTATTTCGTAGATAGTATCCGGGTTCCCGATGAGATGGGGAAACAAAAAACACTGGTTTATATCAATATTGCGCGGAGTTTGTGGGCACACCAGAGCAGCAACGGATTCTTTTTGCGACAAGGGGATACCAGGCGCAAAATGACGACGGAGCAATTGGGCAGATTGTTACAAGCCCGCTCACAAGCACGTATTATCTCTTTTGATGAACAGTTTGTGCCGAATACGAATAAAGACACACTAAGGCGAGAACTCTATCAGCGATTTATCCCCAAAGGCATCCCCGAACAGGACGAAGATCTGCTGCTTAAGAGGCGTTTGCTCGTGAAAGAAGGGAGAGAATACCGCGCATCGGTCGCTGGTGTGTTAATGTGCCATGACAGTCCCGATGAGTACCTCTACAACAGTTTCATTCAATCTGTTTTTTATCGGGGGATGGAAAAGGATGCGAACTACCAGATTGATGCCAAAGATTTTAAGGGGGCCCTGGACCAACAGATCATAGACGCCTTCAAATTTGTCGAAAAATTCAATCAGGTATCGGCGCGCAAAGACATTGGCAGAATTGAACGACCACAATACAGCATGCGAGCCGTTTTTGAAGCCCTGGTGAATGCCGTTGTACACAGAGATTATTCAAAAACCGGCTCGAAAATTCGTTTGTTCATGTTTTCAGACAGGCTCGAACTATACTCGCCTGGCGCATTAGCAAACACCGTGACATTGGAAAATTTGCGTTATGCACAAGCTACCCGCAATGAATTGCTCGCCCGCTTACTCTCGGAAATCACCTTGTATGACACGATGAGCAGACAAGTAATCCGACGACACTTTTTGGAGCGACGAGGCGAAGGCGTAGGCATCATCTTAAACGAAAGCGAGGCACTCAGCGGTCAAACGCCTGTTTATGAATTGTTCGACGAAGAATTGCGCTTGACGATCTTTGCCGCCAAATCGCTACAAGAAACGTAG
- a CDS encoding RNA pseudouridine synthase: MDILYLDNHLLVVRKPAGLLVQGNHTGDKNLLDMGKAYLKVKFNKPGNVFLGLVHRLDRPVSGVVVFARTSTSARRLSQQFRERTVEKRYIALVHGKTPENGHLVNHIARRQTKSRIVNAPHGQRAELTYERLAYRNGISSVRVDLATGRHHQIRVQFADIGHPVLGDFKYGSRKPFPNRAIALHAQSLTIIHPTKKERMTFETRPEKFWPKSFT; the protein is encoded by the coding sequence ATGGACATCCTCTACCTCGACAATCACCTGCTGGTCGTACGCAAACCCGCTGGCCTGCTCGTACAGGGCAACCACACCGGCGACAAAAACTTGCTGGACATGGGCAAAGCCTATCTCAAAGTCAAATTCAACAAACCCGGCAACGTATTTCTCGGACTCGTACACCGATTGGACCGCCCAGTATCTGGCGTCGTCGTCTTTGCGCGCACATCGACATCAGCGCGCCGCTTATCGCAACAATTTCGAGAGCGAACCGTTGAAAAACGCTATATCGCTCTCGTCCACGGCAAAACCCCCGAAAACGGCCATCTCGTAAACCACATCGCGCGACGGCAAACAAAAAGCCGCATCGTAAACGCCCCTCATGGACAACGCGCAGAACTCACGTACGAGCGACTGGCATACCGCAACGGCATATCCTCGGTGCGCGTGGACCTCGCCACCGGACGCCATCATCAAATACGCGTACAATTCGCAGACATAGGCCACCCCGTACTGGGCGATTTTAAATACGGATCGCGCAAACCATTTCCCAACCGCGCCATCGCCCTCCACGCACAGAGCCTGACCATAATACACCCGACAAAAAAGGAACGCATGACCTTTGAAACCCGACCAGAAAAATTTTGGCCCAAATCTTTCACATAG
- a CDS encoding phytanoyl-CoA dioxygenase family protein → MSLPQEQIDQYRDRGFTIAENVLDDSAFEPIEHAYDVLINHKAQELLEEGSISSVHADKSFSHRLAAIARELDDEGYDALRSFAGGFDIMRARVKPMFDIFFNEQLLSAVESLIGPEITLSPIQHFRPYLPARETQPGQVPWHQDQGVTKEEADISEIITCWIPLVDVTPERGCLQVLPGVVPMGLLEHQREGGTMIKPMYMPEIEPVNCIMKRGDVLMMSAYTPHRGQPNRSNLVRWSMDLRFQKTGTPTGRPFWPEFIVQSKENPASVQNSFDEWCTRWITDLRESKGTHLHRV, encoded by the coding sequence ATGTCATTGCCACAAGAGCAAATTGACCAGTATCGCGATCGGGGATTCACGATTGCGGAAAATGTATTAGATGACTCTGCCTTTGAACCGATTGAACACGCTTATGACGTATTGATCAATCACAAGGCGCAAGAACTATTGGAAGAAGGGTCGATCTCATCCGTACATGCAGACAAATCCTTTAGCCATCGCTTAGCCGCGATTGCACGGGAATTAGACGATGAGGGATATGACGCACTGCGCAGTTTTGCGGGTGGATTCGACATCATGCGCGCGCGCGTCAAACCAATGTTCGACATCTTCTTCAACGAACAATTATTATCCGCAGTCGAAAGCCTCATAGGACCAGAAATAACCCTGAGCCCCATTCAGCATTTCCGCCCCTACCTGCCTGCGCGAGAAACACAACCCGGACAGGTACCCTGGCATCAGGACCAGGGCGTAACAAAAGAAGAAGCGGACATCTCGGAAATCATAACCTGCTGGATACCACTCGTAGATGTCACACCAGAACGCGGGTGCTTACAGGTACTGCCCGGCGTGGTACCCATGGGACTGCTCGAACACCAGCGCGAAGGCGGCACCATGATCAAACCCATGTACATGCCGGAAATCGAACCCGTAAACTGCATCATGAAACGCGGCGACGTACTCATGATGAGTGCGTACACCCCGCACAGAGGCCAGCCAAACCGCTCCAATCTGGTGCGCTGGAGCATGGACCTGCGATTTCAAAAAACGGGCACACCTACAGGACGTCCATTCTGGCCTGAATTTATTGTCCAGAGCAAAGAAAATCCCGCATCTGTACAAAACAGCTTTGACGAATGGTGTACGCGGTGGATAACAGACCTGCGGGAGAGCAAAGGGACCCATCTACATCGGGTATAA
- a CDS encoding aldo/keto reductase, translated as MPELETRRLGRTELKPKAIGLGCAFLGSPQRVSDDEGIATVREAIDRGINFIDTSAAYGGGESERRVGLALQGGYREKVYLQTKAGTHRDRRHDFSAKSIRWTVENSLRQLKTDYIDALLIHDPRDIEEVYSPGFASDELLKMRDEGLIGYTGIGCRSHDFHRYAIETGVCDIVITFLDYTLLSQTAAETTIPLALEHDVGLILASVQGMGLLAGPRPDAELSGRRYPGQAERAVAMWEWCNARGISIRRFALQFCLAAPLNGNGMLLVGPASPRELDEVLSDATADVDLDLWGEFERAFGVGLEV; from the coding sequence ATGCCTGAACTCGAAACGCGACGTCTTGGTCGCACGGAACTTAAGCCCAAAGCGATTGGTCTTGGCTGTGCTTTTCTCGGCAGTCCGCAGCGGGTGTCTGATGATGAGGGGATTGCGACTGTGCGAGAGGCGATTGACCGGGGGATTAATTTTATCGATACGTCTGCCGCTTATGGCGGGGGCGAGAGCGAGCGGCGTGTGGGTCTCGCGCTTCAAGGAGGGTACCGGGAGAAGGTTTATTTGCAGACTAAAGCGGGTACCCATCGGGATAGGCGACACGATTTTTCGGCGAAGTCGATCCGGTGGACGGTTGAGAATAGTCTGAGACAGCTCAAGACGGATTATATCGATGCGTTGCTTATCCACGATCCGAGGGATATAGAAGAGGTTTATTCACCGGGATTTGCTTCGGATGAGCTTTTGAAGATGAGAGACGAGGGTTTGATCGGTTATACGGGTATTGGCTGTCGTTCTCACGATTTTCACCGCTACGCGATTGAGACCGGGGTTTGCGATATTGTGATTACGTTTCTCGATTATACGCTGTTGAGTCAGACGGCTGCGGAGACGACGATTCCTCTCGCACTTGAGCACGATGTGGGTCTTATTCTGGCGAGTGTGCAGGGGATGGGCTTGCTGGCTGGTCCCAGACCCGATGCCGAGTTGTCTGGCCGTCGCTATCCAGGGCAGGCAGAGCGCGCTGTTGCGATGTGGGAGTGGTGCAATGCGCGGGGGATTAGTATTCGTCGCTTTGCTCTGCAATTTTGTCTGGCTGCACCCTTAAATGGCAATGGTATGCTTCTTGTGGGACCGGCTTCTCCCCGCGAACTCGACGAGGTTCTCTCCGATGCCACCGCCGATGTCGATCTCGATCTCTGGGGGGAGTTTGAGAGGGCGTTTGGGGTTGGGTTGGAAGTGTGA
- a CDS encoding TauD/TfdA family dioxygenase — MQVIPSGGALGAEIRGLDLSRVLEDDTVQAIRQALLDYCVVYFRDQDLSEEDQIRFTNYFGRAVEHVRKQLDRENKEIFIVSNIEENGQPIGALGDGEVSFHSDLSYLKRPGTISVLYALEIPSAGGNTQWCNCYAAYEALDVDMKKRLTGLRAVHRHYVEEQNPPERVDHPVVRTHPETGRKSLYAGPHLTKYILDMPVDESDALLKTLFEHAARPEFLWTHVWQIGDLVMWDNRPTMHRREPFLPSERRMMKRTQVFNADDIPFE, encoded by the coding sequence ATGCAAGTCATACCTTCTGGCGGCGCACTGGGCGCGGAAATTCGGGGGCTTGATCTTTCGCGGGTACTTGAGGATGATACTGTCCAGGCGATTCGCCAGGCATTGCTCGATTACTGTGTGGTGTATTTTCGCGATCAGGATTTGAGTGAGGAAGATCAGATTCGCTTTACCAATTATTTTGGTCGCGCGGTAGAACATGTTCGCAAACAACTGGATCGGGAAAACAAAGAGATTTTTATTGTTTCCAATATCGAGGAGAACGGCCAGCCCATCGGTGCTCTGGGCGATGGAGAGGTTAGCTTTCACTCCGATTTGTCGTATCTCAAGCGACCGGGTACGATTTCCGTTCTCTATGCGCTTGAGATTCCCAGTGCAGGGGGCAATACCCAGTGGTGCAATTGTTATGCCGCGTATGAAGCTTTAGATGTAGATATGAAAAAACGGCTCACGGGATTGCGAGCCGTGCACCGCCATTATGTTGAGGAACAAAACCCACCCGAGCGCGTTGACCATCCGGTCGTGCGCACCCATCCAGAAACCGGACGCAAGTCGCTTTATGCGGGTCCCCATCTGACCAAATATATTCTCGATATGCCCGTCGATGAAAGCGACGCGCTTCTCAAGACGCTTTTTGAGCACGCCGCCCGTCCCGAATTTTTGTGGACCCATGTCTGGCAGATCGGCGATCTGGTGATGTGGGACAACCGTCCCACAATGCATCGCCGCGAACCCTTTCTACCATCGGAACGCCGCATGATGAAACGCACGCAGGTTTTTAATGCGGATGATATCCCGTTTGAATGA
- a CDS encoding dihydrofolate reductase codes for MTIIAAMDKNRVIGRDNKMPWHISEESKHFRRTTTGHVLLVGRKTYQSWGGKPLPDRLHVIVSRTMPDTKGVDVCRSLEEAIEKARSYGRKVFICGGGEIYRATLSKADRMILSYIDAEYAGDEYFPEFDENEWIISKKEVYDQFTVVYYERKK; via the coding sequence ATGACCATCATCGCTGCAATGGACAAAAACCGCGTCATTGGTCGGGACAACAAAATGCCCTGGCACATCTCTGAAGAATCGAAGCACTTTCGGCGCACCACCACTGGACACGTCCTCCTGGTAGGGCGCAAAACATATCAATCCTGGGGTGGCAAACCCCTGCCGGATCGCCTGCATGTAATCGTCAGCCGCACCATGCCCGACACAAAAGGCGTAGATGTGTGCAGATCACTCGAAGAAGCCATTGAAAAAGCCAGATCCTATGGCCGCAAAGTATTCATCTGCGGAGGCGGCGAAATATATCGCGCCACACTATCAAAAGCTGATCGGATGATTCTATCGTACATCGACGCAGAATACGCAGGCGATGAATACTTCCCCGAATTTGACGAAAATGAATGGATCATCTCAAAAAAAGAGGTGTATGATCAATTCACAGTCGTATATTATGAACGAAAAAAATAA
- a CDS encoding thymidylate synthase, whose protein sequence is MHTYLDQLQHVLDHGVKKGDRTGVGTISCFGLHARYAMADGFPAVTTKRLVWKSILSELLWFISGSDNIYDLKTYLKSNRLWDGNYEDYLNRLGMDKNDGSMGRIYGVQWRRWKGANGKVVDQLQNAINLIRENPESRRIMVNAWNAAEIGTRDVALPPCHNFFQFYVAEGKLSLQMYQRSCDMFLGVPLNIASYSVLLHMVAKITNLIPHEFIHILGDAHIYLNHLDAVKEQLSRKPYPLPKLRIEDRGQTEIGDFEMDDFELINYQHHDTIRAEMAV, encoded by the coding sequence ATGCACACATATCTCGACCAACTGCAACACGTATTGGACCACGGCGTAAAAAAGGGAGACCGCACGGGAGTGGGCACAATCTCGTGTTTTGGCCTGCATGCGCGCTATGCAATGGCAGACGGATTTCCCGCAGTAACCACCAAGCGACTGGTGTGGAAATCGATACTATCGGAACTCCTGTGGTTTATATCCGGATCCGACAACATCTACGACTTAAAAACCTATTTGAAAAGCAATCGGCTGTGGGATGGCAATTACGAAGATTATTTGAACCGCCTGGGAATGGATAAAAACGACGGCAGCATGGGGCGTATTTACGGTGTACAGTGGCGGCGGTGGAAAGGCGCCAATGGGAAAGTGGTCGATCAGCTTCAAAATGCGATTAATCTAATCCGAGAAAACCCCGAATCCCGGCGCATCATGGTCAATGCCTGGAATGCAGCGGAAATAGGCACTCGGGACGTGGCCCTGCCCCCGTGTCACAACTTCTTCCAATTTTACGTCGCAGAAGGCAAACTATCCCTACAAATGTATCAACGATCGTGCGACATGTTCTTAGGCGTACCACTCAACATCGCGTCCTATTCCGTATTATTGCACATGGTCGCAAAAATCACGAACCTCATACCCCATGAATTTATCCACATCCTGGGCGACGCGCACATCTACTTAAACCACCTCGACGCAGTAAAAGAACAACTATCTCGCAAACCATATCCCCTGCCCAAATTGCGGATTGAAGACCGCGGACAAACCGAAATCGGCGATTTTGAAATGGACGACTTTGAACTCATCAATTACCAGCACCACGACACCATCCGCGCGGAAATGGCGGTTTAA
- the psd gene encoding phosphatidylserine decarboxylase (Phosphatidylserine decarboxylase is synthesized as a single chain precursor. Generation of the pyruvoyl active site from a Ser is coupled to cleavage of a Gly-Ser bond between the larger (beta) and smaller (alpha chains). It is an integral membrane protein.), producing MTEQITYRNRKTDEMISEPLILPRIQYAVARSHVAIFIYNIFLNTYPFCWLLGKWMDLSGSRKKIRTFVQKYDINLDEIELPLNQYKNLNAFFSRKLKPDARPFIADPCIFCSPADGKVLAYPKLNAQTRLPIKGSHVDIAHLLSSKESAIPYRNGAALVIRLAPADYHRYHFPVAGIATSSAKISGRYYLVNPIALDVKPDLFAHNKREVTYLETEHFGRIMIMEVAGWGVGRIVQTYQPGNVERGQEKGYFQFGGSTLVLLFEPGRIVFDNDLTRDTQSDIEVQVHAGSQLGVQAVS from the coding sequence ATGACCGAACAAATAACCTATCGCAATCGCAAAACAGATGAAATGATCTCCGAACCGCTCATATTGCCCCGCATTCAATATGCTGTCGCGCGATCTCACGTGGCAATATTTATATACAACATATTCCTGAACACATACCCATTTTGCTGGCTACTGGGCAAATGGATGGACCTATCGGGATCGCGAAAAAAAATCCGAACATTTGTACAAAAATACGACATCAACCTGGACGAAATCGAATTGCCCCTGAATCAATACAAAAATCTAAACGCCTTTTTCTCGCGCAAACTCAAACCCGACGCACGCCCCTTTATCGCCGACCCCTGCATCTTCTGTTCACCTGCCGATGGAAAAGTACTCGCATATCCCAAACTAAATGCACAAACCCGTTTACCCATCAAAGGGTCCCATGTCGATATTGCACACCTCCTATCATCAAAAGAATCCGCAATCCCCTATAGAAATGGTGCTGCACTCGTCATTCGATTGGCCCCGGCAGACTACCACCGCTACCATTTTCCCGTTGCCGGCATCGCCACCTCATCTGCTAAAATCTCTGGACGCTATTATCTCGTCAACCCCATTGCCCTCGACGTAAAACCCGACTTATTTGCCCACAACAAACGCGAAGTAACATACCTCGAAACCGAACACTTTGGACGCATCATGATCATGGAAGTAGCGGGCTGGGGCGTGGGGCGCATCGTCCAAACATACCAGCCGGGCAATGTAGAACGTGGGCAGGAAAAGGGCTATTTTCAATTTGGAGGATCTACTCTGGTACTCCTGTTTGAGCCTGGGCGCATTGTCTTTGACAACGACCTCACCCGCGACACACAATCAGACATCGAAGTCCAGGTACACGCGGGATCACAACTGGGCGTGCAGGCCGTATCATGA
- a CDS encoding molybdopterin-dependent oxidoreductase — translation MNIVKTLLVICAESETQISRQFINAAIDAKIADQVVATSFDKLEESVHTSEGIEQILVFPALIALPDAMRENLLQRIASLQNENPQIRILLTSPLGGDPRLFDMIQDRMAAALKSTQNTPILTIETSDTSRTLDFENFATLPDQVADISKLIPDRQGQGVWVREVLDHTPNADAIFYADADRFSATVDLALVREQGLLIYGLEGQPLPASYGGPLRLIIPGHDDRCANVKGVARVEIVLK, via the coding sequence GTGAATATCGTGAAAACACTACTCGTAATATGTGCCGAAAGCGAAACGCAGATATCTCGCCAATTTATCAACGCGGCAATTGACGCCAAAATTGCCGATCAGGTAGTCGCCACTTCATTTGATAAATTGGAAGAAAGCGTACATACCAGTGAAGGAATCGAACAAATCCTCGTCTTCCCCGCACTAATCGCCCTGCCCGATGCAATGCGCGAAAACCTGTTACAACGCATCGCATCTCTCCAAAACGAAAACCCACAAATACGCATCCTACTCACCAGCCCATTGGGCGGCGATCCCCGCTTATTCGACATGATCCAGGACCGCATGGCAGCCGCGCTGAAAAGCACGCAAAACACACCCATATTAACAATAGAAACATCGGATACGTCTCGAACCCTCGACTTTGAAAATTTCGCCACACTACCAGATCAGGTCGCAGACATAAGTAAACTCATCCCCGACCGCCAGGGACAGGGCGTTTGGGTACGCGAAGTATTGGACCACACACCCAATGCCGACGCAATTTTTTACGCAGACGCCGACCGTTTCTCAGCCACCGTCGATCTCGCCCTCGTCCGAGAGCAAGGATTGTTAATCTACGGACTGGAAGGACAACCCCTGCCCGCCAGCTATGGCGGCCCCCTGCGACTGATCATACCCGGACACGACGACCGCTGTGCAAATGTAAAGGGCGTAGCGCGGGTCGAAATCGTTTTAAAATAG